The following coding sequences are from one Nicotiana tomentosiformis chromosome 3, ASM39032v3, whole genome shotgun sequence window:
- the LOC104105498 gene encoding CDK5RAP3 protein homolog — protein MQNQDDIRNLPIDIAFARLGEWLADRKRIPADWRKRLAAVRAKITTSFASLPKDIDPYFHTLDVEGIGYLEAKKIYEILLKSTPESRNIFGRLSGDAGVWEAIVRAYEKEYIFLGEAAQTMVQNVNYEIPYQKKQIQKTQQQLAELERKETDIKRNAAVSASKYVEACQELGLQGINVRSELLETASKSLPTTFSRILEVLNGDSVSRATEFYSDFVKDAHTEKDKTAAVVLPNLRSVCESPPSTDVSISSEVLEVMKAQGGYNGLGQMTVETDIAADGIDWDITLDSSQIDWDIGTVEETEENGNGLGPYEIVNASDILPSPRNDSVESHQTSKEEGFSAPEVSASEISWDISVDNPLVVVIEEDSSQNNAVELRSLQNNLTAERSPLLETEYRNKILDDLFEVKAFLNQRLIELRNEETTSLQHQVQAVAPFVLQQYSSDIIQTMLSDVSLAISLLTNRKTRDMIMILNSKRFLDRLVNTLEEKKRQEAKLKDGLKDLSARRMELQNSMSSSWPKQEAAIAKTRELKKLCESTLSSMFDGRPVNIIGEINTLLISS, from the exons ATGCAGAACCAAGACGATATTCGTAATCTTCCAATCGACATAGCATTCGCTCGCCTCGGAG AATGGTTGGCTGATCGGAAGAGAATTCCGGCGGATTGGCGGAAGCGACTTGCGGCCGTGAGAGCTAAGATTACGACGTCGTTTGCTTCGCTGCCTAAAGACATTGATCCTTACTTTCACACTCTTGATGttgaag GGATCGGTTATTTGGAAGCCAAAAAAATATATGAGATTCTTCTGAAGTCAACTCCAGAAAGCCGTAATATTTTTGGTCGGCTTTCAGGTGATGCT GGTGTTTGGGAAGCAATAGTGCGTGCCTATGAGAAGGAATACATTTTCCTTGGTGAAGCTGCTCAGACTATGGTCCAAAATGTTAACTATGAGAT CCCCTATCAGAAGAAGCAGATTCAGAAGACACAGCAGCAACTAGCTGAATTGGAGCGCAAAGAAACTGATATAAAAAGAAATGCAGCTGTTTCGGCGTCTAAATATGTAGAGGCTTGTCAGGAGCTGGGCCTGCAG GGAATAAATGTAAGGTCAGAACTTTTAGAAACTGCCTCTAAATCTCTTCCAACCACATTTAGCAGAATCTTGGAAGTACTTAATGGTGATTCTGTCTCACGGGCTACTGAGTTTTACTCAGATTTCGTCAAAGATGCTCATACAGAAAAGGAT AAAACCGCTGCTGTTGTGTTACCAAATCTGAGGAGTGTTTGTGAAAGTCCCCCTTCGACTGATGTTTCCATTAGCTCTGAAGTATTGGAGGTTATGAAAGCTCAAGGAGGATATAATGGCTTAGGTCAAATGACTGTAGAAACTGATATTGCAGCTGATGGGATTGACTGGGATATTACTTTAGATAGCTCTCAAATTGATTGGGACATTGGCACTGTGGAAGAAACAGAAGAAAATGGAAATGGTTTGGGTCCCTATGAGATTGTTAATGCAAGCGATATTTTGCCATCTCCTCGTAATGACAGTGTAGAATCTCATCAGACCTCAAAGGAAGAAGGATTCTCAGCTCCTGAGGTCTCTGCATCAGAAATATCTTGGGATATAAGTGTTGACAATCCTCTAGTTGTTGTGATTGAAGAAGACAGTTCACAAAATAATGCTGTGGAACTACGTTCTCTTCAAAACAATTTAACTGCAGAGAGGAGTCCTCTACTAGAGACAGAGTACAGGAATAAGATACTTGATGACTTATTTGAG GTGAAAGCATTCTTGAATCAACGGTTGATTGAGCTAAGGAACGAAGAAACTACGTCTTTACAACATCAAGTCCAAGCAGTTGCTCCGTTTGTTCTGCAGCAGTACTCTTCGGATATAATTCAGACAATGCTATCTGACGTTTCCTTAGCCATTTCATTGCTTACAAATAGGAAAACAAGGGACATGATCATGATCCTCAACTCCAAAAG ATTTTTGGATCGGTTGGTCAATACTTTGGAGGAGAAAAAGCGTCAGGAAGCCAAGTTAAAGGACGGATTAAAGGACTTGTCTGCTAGGCGTATGGAACTTCAGAATTCGATGTCTTCATCTTGGCCAAAACAA GAAGCAGCTATTGCGAAGACCAGGGAACTGAAGAAACTCTGTGAGAGTACACTTTCATCCATGTTTGACGGACGGCCTGTCAATATCATAGGAGAGATTAATACATTGTTAATTAGTAGCTAG